A section of the Oncorhynchus gorbuscha isolate QuinsamMale2020 ecotype Even-year linkage group LG06, OgorEven_v1.0, whole genome shotgun sequence genome encodes:
- the LOC124037237 gene encoding SPARC-like codes for MHLTINLLCLLVLTFHPDLAMGGRSQRKQRQAEDSLRPYLGRVDPVQLCELLKCHSPMGSWCQVVQDNEVLVPKCVCPKTCPRQGAPVCSVLGKTYGNECLLHREACRKRRRIGLAHIGPCLVPKANCTEEEYGQFPYRLMDWFLLLSRMGKSYAPYALPQSCLSHTQRTQLAQRRFALLDRNKDGKLSQRDLRKLRYKRMPLEQCANFFFQSCDHNKNSKVTLHEWISCLVDRSESWFQNFMSMQMGSGKLCPMKTDNHL; via the exons ATGCACCTGACTATAAACCTGCTCTGCCTGCTGGTCCTGACCTTTCACCCTGACCTAGCCATG GGAGGAAGATCCCAGCGCAAACAAAGGCAGGCTGAGGACAGTCTAAGACCATACCTGGGTAGAGTGGACCCAG TCCAACTGTGTGAGCTGCTGAAGTGTCACAGTCCAATGGGCTCCTGGTGCCAAGTGGTGCAGGACAACGAAGTCCTCGTCCCAAAGTGTGTGTGTCCGAAGACCTGCCCACG GCAGGGGGCACCAGTGTGCAGTGTTCTGGGAAAGACCTATGGGAATGAGTGTCTGCTGCATAGAGAAGCCTGCCGCAAGAGACGTCGCATTGGACTGGCTCATATAGGACCCTGTCTTG TTCCCAAGGCAAACTGCACAGAGGAGGAGTATGGCCAATTCCCATACCGTCTAATGGACTGGTTCCTCCTATTAAGTCGTATGGGAAAGTCTTATGCCCCCTATGCCCTGCCCCAGAGCTGCCTGAGCCATACCCAGCGCACCCAACTAGCCCAG CGGCGGTTTGCCCTGCTGGACAGGAACAAGGACGGGAAGCTGAGCCAGAGGGACCTGAGGAAGTTGCGCTACAAGAGGATGCCTCTCGAGCAATGTGCTAACTTCTTCTTCCA GTCATGTGACCATAACAAGAACAGTAAGGTGACCCTGCATGAATGGATCTCCTGTCTGGTGGATCGCTCAGAGAGCTGGTTCCAGAACTTCATGT ctatGCAAATGGGATCCGGTAAGCTGTGTCCCATGAAGACTGACAACCACCTTTGA